A genomic window from Vigna radiata var. radiata cultivar VC1973A chromosome 2, Vradiata_ver6, whole genome shotgun sequence includes:
- the LOC106778835 gene encoding lysM domain receptor-like kinase 4 has product MESLVLVHKIMLHLWFAAWICLGVCSAYNQNNCTSNEIGLGTRYSCKSKQDSCETFLVYRANKNFNTISSVSKLFNKSSDEVLLKNNLVSSSLSLVLRQGKEVLIPVNCTCSGTYYQTSLSYKVLDNTTFSEVACGVFEGLLSRLTLAEENLSQGNEPEAGSELHVPLMCVCPDSENSTWSKKVKYLVTYPLIAEDDPDKVSQKFQISPEEFYAVNNLNSLSTVYPNTVVLVPIEDGPIRILDIPDSPSPPPGFLPTNPVNKTQQYTKPSHLYIAGCVIGFLLLITLLASGFYIKRLRKIEVVHSFIPTNSLTLWSPTRSSQISTQTGKSNTTWCLSPDLLVGIKYYLLNYTIEELQKGTKNFSQENNISSEGDFVYKGRVNDVEVMVKRMRLEDTRKVIDLHSKINHINIVNLLGVCYGESNDSWSYLVFEFPKNGCLRDCLSDRCNPLNWYKRTQIAFDIATCLYYLHFCSFPSYAHMNVSSRNIFITAECRGKLADVGRALAGSATVSKSNDSVEIPKGLVAPEFLSHGSVSEKVDIFAFGVVLLELISGRENFDGKAMKDSLGFLLGEASEGGCFEGLWSFMDPNLKDYSLPEALCLSFLAKDCVADDPLHRPSMDDIMKVLAKMV; this is encoded by the coding sequence ATGGAAAGTCTTGTACTTGTCCACAAAATTATGCTTCATCTGTGGTTTGCTGCTTGGATTTGCTTAGGTGTGTGCTCTGCTTACAACCAAAACAATTGTACTTCAAATGAAATTGGGCTAGGAACAAGGTACAGCTGCAAGTCAAAGCAGGATTCATGCGAAACATTCTTGGTGTATAGAGCTaacaaaaatttcaacaccATTTCTAGTGTCTCAAAGCTCTTCAACAAGAGCTCTGATGAGGTGCTTCTAAAGAACAACCTCGTATCTTCCTCTTTGTCTCTTGTACTCAGACAAGGTAAGGAGGTGCTTATTCCTGTTAATTGTACCTGCTCTGGCACGTATTATCAAACCAGTTTAAGCTATAAGGTCCTTGACAACACAACATTTTCCGAGGTTGCTTGTGGTGTTTTTGAAGGGCTGCTAAGTCGTCTCACACTTGCTGAGGAAAACCTCTCACAAGGTAATGAACCAGAAGCTGGTTCTGAGCTTCATGTACCTCTCATGTGTGTTTGTCCTGACAGTGAGAATTCCACCTGGAGCAAGAAGGTGAAGTACCTTGTCACGTACCCTCTTATAGCAGAAGATGATCCTGACAAAGTGAGTCAGAAATTTCAAATCTCACCAGAAGAGTTTTATGCAGTCAATAACTTGAATTCCTTGTCAACTGTTTATCCTAACACAGTTGTTCTAGTTCCAATAGAGGATGGTCCAATCAGAATACTTGATATtcctgactctccttctccacCTCCAGGTTTTCTTCCTACAAATCCAGTGAACAAGACACAACAATACACAAAACCATCACATTTGTACATTGCAGGGTGTGTTATCGGATTTTTGTTGCTCATAACATTGCTTGCTAGCGGATTTTACATAAAGAGATTAAGAAAAATTGAAGTTGTTCATTCCTTCATTCCCACCAACTCCCTCACTTTGTGGTCGCCAACTAGAAGCTCCCAGATATCCACACAAACGGGTAAAAGCAATACAACTTGGTGCCTGTCCCCGGATCTTCTTGTTGGAATAAAGTACTACTTACTCAATTACACCATAGAGGAGCTCCAGAAGGGAACCAAGAATTTCAGTCAAGAAAACAACATCAGTAGCGAAGGTGACTTTGTCTATAAGGGCAGAGTCAACGATGTTGAGGTGATGGTGAAGAGGATGAGGTTGGAAGATACACGAAAGGTGATTGATTTACATTCTAAGATCAACCACATTAATATTGTGAACTTGCTTGGTGTTTGTTATGGTGAGAGCAATGATTCATGGTCTTATTTAGTGTTTGAGTTCCCTAAGAATGGATGCTTGAGGGACTGCTTATCTGATCGATGCAATCCTCTAAACTGGTACAAACGGACACAAATTGCCTTTGATATTGCGACATGTCTCTACTATTTACATTTCtgttcttttccttcctatgctCACATGAATGTCAGTAGCAGAAACATATTCATAACAGCTGAATGTAGGGGTAAACTGGCAGATGTTGGAAGGGCATTGGCTGGCAGTGCCACAGTCAGCAAAAGCAATGATAGTGTCGAGATTCCCAAAGGATTGGTGGCACCAGAGTTCCTCTCACATGGCTCAGTTTCTGAAAAAGTTGACATTTTTGCATTTGGGGTTGTATTGCTTGAGCTGATCTCAGGAAGGGAGAATTTTGATGGAAAAGCAATGAAAGATTCCCTGGGATTCTTGTTGGGGGAGGCCAGTGAAGGTGGTTGTTTTGAAGGGTTATGGAGTTTCATGGATCCTAATCTGAAGGATTACTCTCTTCCAGAGGCTTTATGTTTATCTTTTCTGGCAAAGGATTGTGTGGCAGATGATCCCCTGCATAGGCCAAGTATGGATGATATCATGAAAGTCCTTGCAAAAATGGTTTAG